The following proteins are encoded in a genomic region of Nonomuraea muscovyensis:
- a CDS encoding long-chain-fatty-acid--CoA ligase, translating into MLNLSVVLEDSARNNPDGTAVVFGDMRLPYSMIDTVASQVANLLVSRGIGKGDKVALACPNLPYFPFVYYGILKAGATVVPLNVLLQSREIAYHLDDCEAKALFCFEGTPELPLGERGRAGFEAAEGCEHFFVLPATPLATESVHGESIWAALGGMPAEFETVQTSGDDTAVILYTSGTTGQPKGAELSHQNMLMNVVVCDEMFPSAADGDVFMAVLPLFHSFGQTVIMNTGFRRGAAVVLMPRFEPGDALALMRREGVTFFAGVPTMYWGLLTKIHAEGAEVPDTLKVAVAGGASSPVEVLRDFERTFGIGILEGYGLSETSPVASFNQPGRPTKPGTIGTPIWGVEMKLIDGDWKTVEGEGPGEIAIRGHNIMKGYYNRPEATAEVMHDGWFRTGDIATRDADGYYAIIDRAKDMIIRGGFNVYPRELEEVLMTHEAVSLAAVVGVPHDSHGEEVKAYVIRTPGSAITEEELIAWCRENMAAYKYPRIVEFRDALPMTATGKILKRELR; encoded by the coding sequence ATGCTCAACCTGTCTGTCGTCCTGGAGGACAGCGCCCGCAACAACCCCGACGGCACGGCCGTGGTCTTCGGCGACATGCGACTGCCGTATTCCATGATCGACACGGTGGCGTCCCAGGTGGCCAACCTGCTCGTCTCGCGCGGCATCGGCAAGGGCGACAAGGTCGCGCTGGCCTGCCCCAACCTGCCGTACTTCCCCTTCGTCTACTACGGCATCCTCAAGGCCGGGGCGACGGTCGTCCCGCTGAACGTGCTGCTGCAGAGCCGGGAGATCGCCTACCACCTCGACGACTGCGAGGCCAAGGCGCTGTTCTGCTTCGAGGGCACGCCGGAGCTGCCGCTGGGCGAGCGGGGCCGGGCGGGCTTCGAGGCGGCCGAGGGCTGCGAGCACTTCTTCGTGCTGCCGGCCACGCCGCTGGCCACCGAGTCGGTGCACGGCGAGTCGATCTGGGCGGCGCTCGGCGGGATGCCGGCGGAGTTCGAGACGGTGCAGACCTCGGGCGACGACACCGCGGTGATCCTCTACACCTCCGGCACCACCGGACAGCCGAAGGGCGCCGAGCTGAGCCACCAGAACATGCTGATGAACGTCGTGGTCTGCGATGAGATGTTCCCGTCGGCAGCCGACGGCGACGTGTTCATGGCAGTGCTGCCGCTGTTCCACTCCTTCGGGCAGACGGTCATCATGAACACCGGCTTCCGCCGGGGCGCCGCCGTCGTGCTGATGCCGCGCTTCGAGCCCGGTGACGCCCTCGCGCTGATGCGCCGGGAGGGCGTCACGTTCTTCGCCGGGGTGCCGACCATGTACTGGGGCCTGCTGACGAAGATCCACGCCGAGGGCGCCGAGGTGCCGGACACGCTGAAAGTGGCGGTGGCCGGCGGCGCGTCCTCGCCGGTGGAGGTGCTCAGGGACTTCGAGCGCACCTTCGGCATCGGCATCCTGGAGGGGTACGGCCTGTCGGAGACCTCGCCGGTGGCCAGCTTCAACCAGCCGGGCCGGCCCACCAAGCCCGGCACGATCGGCACGCCCATCTGGGGCGTGGAGATGAAGCTGATCGACGGCGACTGGAAGACGGTCGAGGGCGAGGGGCCGGGCGAGATCGCGATCCGCGGCCACAACATCATGAAGGGCTACTACAACCGGCCCGAGGCCACAGCGGAGGTCATGCACGACGGCTGGTTCCGCACCGGCGACATCGCGACCCGCGACGCCGACGGCTACTACGCGATCATCGACCGGGCCAAGGACATGATCATCCGTGGTGGCTTCAACGTCTACCCGCGGGAGTTGGAGGAGGTGCTGATGACGCACGAGGCCGTCTCCCTCGCCGCCGTCGTGGGCGTGCCGCACGACTCCCACGGCGAGGAGGTCAAGGCCTACGTCA